Genomic DNA from Solanum dulcamara chromosome 4, daSolDulc1.2, whole genome shotgun sequence:
AAGTCTAGGGTTACGTTTGAAAATTTGAGAGAGTTTTTTCTCCGATCTAGTTCAGTTTCTCAAAGAGAGTCGTACTCCCCTATTGGATATTgctcatttttttcctttttctttgtacTCTCTAATAGGATATAgctcatttttccttttttttgtacTCTCTTTATTAGAGttattcttttctaaaattttcaatGTTTTcctagatgatttttttttcatttgataaTTCTTACTTTTAGtaatatttacattatttgTAGGTATAAAATAGAGATCGAGAGATTTATGATGTAGTTCTGTccattgtttattgccttttgatttctgcattgtattgttgtttatagttgtggcgccgttgtactttgactgtcttatctatcttatcttatcttatttatttatttattgtagttatgCCTCTTTCTTTCCGTACCACTCTACCACGACTTTTCCTTTTGCTATTtctgttttcatcttgttttttatatgtttgctcctatctgaccttttatcttgtcctctcttaaagccgagggtctttcggaaacagccgccctacctttcaaggtgggggttaggtctgcgtacactctaccctccccagaccccacattatgggaatatactgggtttgttgttgttgttgttgagatttatgatgcAAAACTAAAGATATTGATGTCTATATAAACTAtagaaaaaattactaaaaaaaatactttttaataaataattactgattttagcgatactttttatttattaccatttatagcaatatataacaatattattatatatctactatgtattaaaagtgaattatgcatgcaatataaatgtattataagtgttttaaaatatattatacttgtttggtaagaaattgacacaatgtattataagtgtattaaagtatgtgataaatatattatccatgaataaaatttgtattatatgagttttataaattgttCTCGCTAATATgcattaaaattgtattataagtgttcagtgaaaaaaaatattattgctataaatgataaatattttcttaatatagtacatttatgtaaattttcctaaactatatGGAGTACTATGCATGTAATTAATAAATTGAGTTAGGCTTCATTATATTATCAAGGTAAGCTTTCTTTTTCTGCCTTATTTTACAGTTTAGtttataattctttttatttattatttttatagaaaaaaactATTTATACTCTATACgatattttgatttgattttttctaAACTTTGTTGTTTCTGCATCAAATTAGACTTAAGCTATGATTTGTATTCAATAAAATCTGCAATGCACAAATATATGTACTTAATAAAATCAATAATGCACTAACATTAGATTTTCATCTAATGggttcataaagataatatagAAAATTAGATTTTTCGTCTCTATTAGGTTTCTTGCGACTATTGGAGATAAATATATGATTTGAGTTTATTAATGTATTAACTATATTATTCTTCTTGATTATGTTCGAATTACTACTACAAACTAAATTAACAGATCTAAGATCAATTGGTGCAAGAATTAAAGTTACTCAAAACACTCttgccaaaaaaaattaaaaatccatatttattacgttgatatattgtatatgattaacTTAATTATGTAATAGATGATTGGGAATATGTAAAAAGACAAATCAAAATTGAAAATgatgtataaaatattttatcatgtgTTCACATgttcaattaaaatatcatagTTCTAGTTTCTAAATGAAATTTACTAACAAATTCAAGAAGTTGTCAATATATTTcacttaaaatatttgtatcttaatataataaaatatttataattataaatactTCAGAACTAATTCAACTAAATCCATTAAATTTACAcgtttttaaaatattgaattcaatTATTGTATCAATATAATAacattcatttttattatttaaaataaatacttCAGAACTAATTCAACTAAATCCATTAAATTTACAcgtttttaaaatattgaattcaatTATTGTATCAATATAATAacattcatttttattatttaaaaaaatctgAGAACGTTTTAatgttcttttttattttaaattaattatttatcacTTTCCAAATTTATCATGCTTTGTTCATTTATTCAATTTaaatgaaatcataaataattttgatcatataatatttattcCCGAAGCGAAAGTATTTTAATTtccatataaaaaataatttctcattTCGATAAGTATAAACCTTATTACCAAAAAAAGGTACTtataaatcttcaacttccCGTTTGCCAAAGCCGTCTTCTTTATCAGAAAAAAGATGCGAGTTCTTATGAACAGACTATCCCGAGCTCTCTGGGGAGCTACTGcttcttcttcgtcttcttcttcAGCATGCGCTTCCACAAAGATATCAAGAGCTCTTTCCACTTGCAGTCAATCCAAACAGTGGCTTCCCTCGGCGTATCGCGGATCTCGGGATTCTCTCTTTGCTTCGCCTTGGTCCGCCACTCAACTCCGCGGTGCCAAATCTCGCGGTGCAGATGTAAGTTATCCTCTGTATAACTTTGATATTAGTGTTTTAGCGATTGGTATTTACCAGTAACGGTTGTTCATAGTGTCACCAATTTTCAATTTTACTCCTTTTCATACGAGTATAATACCTGTGCTGCTTGTATTAATTAGTTCATCCTATCAGTAACTTTACTGATTAGGCCGATAAAAAAAAAGTGGAGTATATCGGAATTCATATCGCTCATCTCAACCAAATTGGGATTGACATGTAGATTGATTACCCATTTGGCCATAAAAGTTTTATTTGAACATTGTTGTTTGTCTGTGAAAATTTCAAATCCAAGTTGGAATTGTATTTCAAGCTTggaaaacaacttataaccTGTTTTCCAACTCATTTTTACTTTTGAAGTTGTAGTTAAGTACATTCAAGCATGAACATTATTCTATAGTCTTTGCAAAAACTATAACCAAATACAACTCCATAAATTCCAAAATAAAGTGAACAATATTTGGAATCTATGTCCAAATGCCTACTAATTTATTCTACTGTGTGCTTAGCCTTCATTAAGCTTGAATGAAGCTAATTACGAGCTGGCTAGCATAGAAGTTTATGTAACTTCTGTTTTCTCATTAGTAAAGTGCTCACCTTCATATTATTTTGGTGTAGTTGAAGCCAGGAAACATGATTGAAAAAAAAGGTTAGCTTGCCCACATTTCTGATCTATGGTTCTGTATATGTCTATGTACGCATAGACAAATAATGATGTTGTGTTCTTTTGACAATTGATTTCACCAGGAAGGATTTATCAGGTTAGTTTATGCATATTACTGTTTTTTCTCTCTCCTTCCTTTTATGCAATTTTGCTTTCTTGTAGTGAAAGGAGAATTGTTTTCCTGAAATTAAATATTGATTAGGTGATAAAGGCACAACACACAACCCAAGGAAGAGGAGGAGCTATTATACAGGTTGTTATTCAATCTTATGCAAATTATGTCACTCTTCTTATTGTTGTGATTCTTTCTCTAATTTAATAGCTTCATTTCTTGTACTATTTTGCGAAATACAAGAACTTGAAATTACACCTTAAGATCACTAATCTTATGTGATTATGGCACTATGTAATCACATATGAATTTTTTATAAGTATAGGATCTTAAGCAAATAATCACATAAGATTAGTTACTCATTTACATAAGTGTGCAAATACTATAATTAATTTCCTTttaatttcaacaaaaaaaagagtGCAAATAGTATCAGATGAGCATTTGGCATCCTCTATTTTAGCTTCTTCCCATTGTAAAGTACATCTTCACTCATATTTACCTTTCACAACTGTGACTATGTTGTCTTTGCTTCCATGATCCATCCATGTGGACAACACTGATTGCAGTGAGCAATCTCTAACTGAGCTCGAACCACAAGTTGATGTGGATATTGGACATTTTTTGTCTAGGTTAGAACTTAGAACCAAATGCAGGTGCTAACCTGGATTCATTTGTTGTTTCCAGTTTCCTGCTAAGCACCTAGCATTTGAAGGCATCTTTAGGCCTGCAGGGTATGGAAGATTTTCTTGTAGGTCACTTTTTTTATTTCCTAGAGTTGTCCAATTTTGTGATGTCCGGTGGCAACTTAGTTTTAACCACATTCTGTTGGTTATGCTGTTTGAAGGCTATCTGTGTCTACCTTCTTTGAAATTTAGGTTCATGGCATATGCATTTTTTTCTTCCCGATCTTAAGCCACTAGTTAATTTCCTTGAACTgtagaaaataatttatcatggATTAATGTTTGACGCTGCGGTACTTTCTTAAAGTCTTTACAATATCTTCATCGTGGCAGAAACTTATGATTCTGGTTTCTCACAATATCGTTTATGCATTATATTTTGGGGAACTCCACTAGTCCAAAAAATGTAAACTAAAAGTGATTGTGGATCAAACTTGTCCAGTCACACATGTTGaatcattttgaatttgatgttGTAAAAACCCTAGTCAGCAGCATACCATCTGCAAATCCCAAATAGCCTATCATCTAGTCCAACTCTATTGGATGTGGCTTGCTGACTTCTCTTCAGCTGTAAGCTTCCAGTATTCAGCGTTACTGGTCTTCAGGATGGTGAATTTGCCTATCTGCTTGAGAATAATAACAGAAGTTTTAGTATCTCTATTATGCAATCAAAAAACGAATCCATAGAAAAAGAAGTTTTAGTATTTCACTGACATTAATCTTAGAATCAGTTGTCCACAACAGCCAAAAGCTTAGTAACCTTACCTTATAAAAACAACAGCCAGTAGCTCGGTATCCCTACCTTATAAAAGAACAGCCATAAGCTCAGTATCCTCACCTTATTTGAAAAAAACAGCCAGAAGCCTAGTCGCTTCCCCTGTTTTATAGTTAACCTCAAATGTGAAAGATGAATACTCCTGTTTGATAACAATACTTTGGTTCTGATTGTTGAAGTCATCAAAATCCTGATACAACTGTGGATTTATAGAATTACTATTCAGTTGGGATTTTATTTCTTGTTCTTTGTCGTTCTGAAACTTCATCTAAGTTGCTTACCTATGATTCTGAACTTCCTAACATTTGCTAATCATTGAAGACAATAGCTATTGTTGTAATGTCTTACTTTTTTTTCCCTCTCTTTTCTTTGACCAGAATCTATTAATCATCTTATTATTTCCTTAACTTTGTCTTTTGCCAAACATTTTAGGTGGAGCTCCGTGATGTTGATAGTGGAAGCAAGTCCAATGAAAGATTTCGTACGGATGAAACTGTTGAAAGTATGCATTTCCACATCTCTAGTTGTAGAAACTCGTCCATCATATTCGTTGTGTAACTCATCTCGTGCAAAATATTACGTATCTTTTTTACAAGGAAATCGTGTCATGTAATTCAAGGGTTATGCATTTTATTATGTGAACTTATGCTCAATGAAGGAAATAATTTGACCAATTCCAGTGTTAAGCTTGCAATGTTTGTTTGGGCTATAGAATTGGAGGGTTACCATGGTGTATGATATTTGTGGACGACATAGTATTGATCGACGAGACATGTGGTGGATTTAACGATAGACTGGAGATTTGGCAACAGACCCTATAGTCTGAAGGCTTCAAGCTGAGCAAGACTAAAACAGACTAAATgaagtgcaagtttagtgatgCGTCACAGGCGGCGGATAGGGAAGTGAGGATTGATGCACAAGTCATCCCCAAGAGTGTAATAGCCTATTTGGCCAAGTTTTTGGGAGGCCAAAAGTGCTTTCTTCTTTCAAAAGTACTCAGTTTTAAATAGTGAGGTGTTTGACCAAGCTTTTAGGAGAAAATAAGTGCTTTTGGAAAGTAGCATAAAGTGTTTTTTCAAAAGCTATAAAGGTAGCTTTTCCCTGAAAGTACTTTTTTTAACAACACTTTTGACACTTAGAATCACTTTTTAAAAGCTTGGTCAAACACTTATTGTTGCTCAaagtgtttttaaaattaattagccAAACACAAATTACTTTTCACTAGAAATATCTTTTTGAAAAACACTTTTCAAAATAAGTTGGTTTTAGAAGGTTGACCAAACAAACTATATGATTCAAATATCTTGGGTCTATAATACAAGGAATGGGGAGATCTACGAGGATATCTCACTTCATATTAGATTGGGCTGGATGAAATGGAGACTCACATCTGTTTTCTTATGCAATAAGAATGTGTCACCAAGACTTAAAGATAAGTTCTAAAAAATGATTGTTAGTTCGACTATGTTGTATAGGGTGGAATATTGGCCAATCAAGAATTCTCTCATTTTAAAAATGGAGGGAACAAAAATAAGGATGCTTATATAGATGTGTTAGGATACTAGAAGAGATAAGACTAGGAACGAAGATATACGGGGTAAGGTGGGAGTAGCCTCCATAAAGGATATAATGTGGGAAATGAGACTAAGATGATTCGGGCATGTGAAGAAGAGGAGCACATATGCCCCCGTGagaaggtgtgagaggctgACAGTGATAGGTCTGATGTATATCGAGGAAGAATTGGGGAGAGGTGACTAGACATGATATGACACAACTTcagctcaccgaggacatgatcCTAGATAGGAGAACATGGAGGTCGAGGATTATGGTAGACAATTAGTAGGTAGTCCAACAATTTCTCTTTTTCTAGTAGTAGAGTAGGTTCCTAGTCTGGAGCAACTTTCGGCTCCcttactattattatttgttattattattattaaaatgcTAGCATTAGTTTATTCTTCATGTTTATTTCgttgttttgttcctttttcctTGGGTATCAGTACTATTAATACTGTCaatacttttctttctttagtaTTTCATTGTAGCTTTTTACTCGTACATTTTTTGCGAACATGttctaaaacatgatttttcttAAGATGAGGGTCTATCAAAAACAACTTGTCTACCCACAAAGATAgcggtaaggtctgcatacacccACTCTCCTCgactcacttgtgggattacactgggtatgttattgGTGTTTGTAGAATTGGAGGGTTACACATTTTCTTCCCTTGAGAGATACACACTAGAAGTTAAGTGCTTTTGCAGTAAattaagagcctgtttggatcgacttattttaagtgttttcaaGACAAAATGAGTAGTTTTAAAGCAGTTTTGTAGTGTTTGAGTAAATAAAAAAGTGCTTTTAAGCACTTGTGTTTAAGCCAAAAGTCATAAGTTCGAATTCCCAACTTAtggcttataagccaaaaaactATAAGCGCATCCAAACAGACCCTAATTCGACAGTACTGTTTGACAACTTGTATTTAGCAGATTATAAATGTGGTTATCACGAATATGTCATATCATAcattcaactttttttttagattaaaaACATTTTCTCAAAAGTTTCATTATGGGACATTGTAAGAGCACATACATATTAATTTGGAATGTAGGATAATAGGATCCGTGTGGTATGTACTATCTGGTTTCTTTTTTGCGTACCAAGAAGTTAAGTCACTTAAAGAATGGGACCAATCTTGTAAACCAGAAAAACTTCCTTGTAAAATCATTTATCGAAGACGACAACTGAAGTTGCATGAGCTCACTTTTCTAATAGGTTATATAGTCATCTAAACTACATCTAAGTCTTTGCTATAGATGAGTGGTCTGTTTCTCTTGACATTATTGGTCTTGGATGTGCAGGAGTATTTGTTGCAGAAAAGAGTTACACGTACCTTTATACAGATGAGGAAACTGGAAACATTGTGCTAATGGAGTGAGTTTAAGTGTGCATGTCCCTGATTTTGAATGATTTCTGTACATAGACATGTTCAGACACATGTATATGTGTAAAGCTATATCTCAGTccattcttcaaatttttcaATCCTATGCAGGCCTGAGACCTATGAGCAACTAGATGTACCAAAACACTTGTTTGGTGAATGTCATGTCTTCCTTCAAGGTATTCTTATGTGTTACCATCTACTTTctgattttatttacttattttacaCATTTGTGATATGCTTTAATATTATGCTATGCAGTTACTTATGTGTGTATCCAAAACTTGTAAGATCCTTTCAACAATTAAATCTTAGCATGGAAAATTGTCAATCAAGTCCATGTATTATTTAAAGATAAAAGTCATGAAAGCCTTTTGAAATATGGTACTCTGTCTGGGGAAGCATAATTTTGCTAAGGAAGATGGGGATTTAGCTTTTGAAATTTCGAATAGGGAATGCCCATGTCACCTACATGAGATGCTTATCCGTTGTGCTACTTTTCCACTACAAAACTGTTACAATAGAGAAAATTCATCCAGATTGCATTTGATTTGTacataaaaacatcatattcgTTGGGAATTGGAATCATTGAATTTCAAGTAGGTAATTATTAAGCTTGGACATATATAATGCGTCAATTGATTTTCTGAAAGCCCTTTTTATATGATAATGTAAATAGTTTATGGACTATGAGAAGGAGGAATGAGAGTGAAGGATCTAAAAGGGCATAAAAAAAGCCTGATCTTCTTTCTGATAAGGTAAGGTAAAAGGGCATAATAAAAGCCTGTTGTGCAAATGGTTAAGGAGATGTGATCAATTTCATGGGGTTCTATGGACAGAAGTGTTAAAGGAAAGATATTGCACTAAAAGAATGGATGCTGCATCTCCCATATAAACATGAACTATGGGTGGGTTTATGGCATCAGATTAGAAGTTTGTGGAAGGAATTAGCAGAAAGAAATCAAGCTAAACTAGGGTTTGGCGTGATGGCTGATACGCCTATCGAGAACCTGTTCCCAGTACTCTATTGCATAAATCTAAATACCGAGGCTCAGGTGGATCAGTTTGTTGGGATGACACTCCACTTCTTTATACTCTTAGGAGCCGTTTGCTTATTGGTTAGagttatgcatgtattagttatgtaggGTTGCGTTATGCAGGTATTAGTTATGCAGGGTTTAGTTATGTAGAGATTGCAAAAGTGTTTAATGAGCAAattcttatttcttaatttcaaaaatgtttAGTGAGCTAATATTTATTATACCTATTAAAATAAACAACTATCTAAATGTCACATTTAAATTAGATAAATACCAATAGTGAAAAACAATAAAGTAAATAACAAATATTAAAagcaattaagtaatttatattgaataggaATAAGCAATTAAGTGTAATGATCCTGCTCAGTAGAAGTATATAGATAAATAAAGGAATTACGGGTAATGAGAATCGCAGTCGAATTGCGGAGGAGTAATCGAGTCTAGTCAACTGAGGTAGTTATATAACAACCTAAGGAAGTAATCAATCAACGATATTCTGGTAATTCTTTCCCCTCTTCGTGttctttctctcttctcttcttcttccttcttctaaATCCagatcttcttcttctttctttctacAGATTCGAGACTCATCATGGACGTTCACTTATCCTAGTTATCGTAGATTAATTCAGtttttcatttccttttatTCAATATCCAATTTCCCTATTTGAATATAATCAGAAAATTGTCCCAAAATCAGTGTTTTTATACTTATTTGTGAATTACAGTCAGATCACAATTGAGATTATAAtcattggtatcagagcaacaTCCGTGCGATCTGTGTGGTAGAGAATGGATGGAACCAGATCCAGAGTGATGGAGGAAAAACTGACTAGACATGATGAGGTCTTAACTGAGGTACTGGCTAATCAACAAGAGATTCGAAATACGCATACAGGGATCCAAGGAATGTTGGAGTTAATCTTAGATCGACTAACAACCCTCGAGAGAGTACCTAATCGAGCGAATGGTGAACACCAACAAGGAAACGGAATACTTCCTAATCCGGCTCAGGAACAAAGGCCAAGTAGGCTACAGATGGTGCCCATTCCCCCTCCCAAGTGGCAGTTACCTAGTTTTGAAGGTAATGACCCTAAAGTCTGGCTGCGCAAGTGCGAGAGATATTTCAACTTGTATAGAACGCAGGAGCAGCAACTTTGTATTTGAGTGGGTTAGTAGAGACCTGGTATCACTCTCTAGTACTGAGTATATGAGTGGTTAACTGGGTGGATTTCAAGGAAGAGTTGATTAGTAGGTTTGAAGATGAGTTACTGGATGACATTGTAGAACAATTTAACAGGCTGGTTCAAACAGGATTAGTGGATGAATTTCTGGGAAAATTTGAGGAAGTCAAAGCCCAAATGCTTATGAGGAATCCACGCCTCAATGATGCACACTTCATGCCTAGTTTGGTAGGAGCATTAAAGGAGGAGATTAGGTTTGCTGTAAAGATGTTCAAGCTTGCTACTCTTAAGTTGGCAATCGAGAAAGCTAGAATGCAAGAGAAGGCAATTGAAGCTGTTCAAAGGAGAAACAAGGTTACCACTAAGCCTACTACTGTTATGAGCCACAATTCTATTCCTAAGGCCTTGGGAAGCTCGACCAGTTGACCTAATGCTTTTAAACCACCCCTGAAGTTTATGAGtacctatgttgctcggactcttcataAATGTCAACGGGTGCATGTCGGATTCTGCAAAAGTtgtgtatttttggagaatttgacACGGGTACGGCATCGAAAGTGAAGAGTCCACTTAACTTAGATGAGTACAGGAAGAGCAATTTATATTTTAGATGTGGAGAAGTACACTGTAGGTCATTAGTGTAGACCAAAGCAATTGAATTGCTTAGTGGGAGAGGTGGAGACTGCTGAAGGAGTATCTGCTGAGGTAGACGACCCCTCCTATATCAACCTAAGTATCGAAGGGGAAATAGAACAGTAAGTGCAAGAAGCAGTTTGTTTGGATGCATTATCAGGGACTAATCAAGGGTTCAATACTATACTGGTGAGTGGTACTGTGAAAAATAGGAGCCTTACCCTGTTGATTGATTCTGGAAGCACTCACAGCCTTATTGATCAACACAGTCATTGGAGCATGTTATAAGGCTAGTTATTGTGCACCAGTAAGAGTCACTGTAGCTGATGGTAACTATGTCATTTGCACATCTCATTGCATAGAGTTTAGGTGGAAAATGCAAGGGAGGTCCTTCCAAGAGGATCTACTTATCATTCCTCTAGGTGGATGTGACCTTGTGTTGGGGAATGACTGGATGAAGAAGTACAACCCAACCAAATTTGATCATGAAAAGAAGTGTGTCACTATTGGCAAGAAGGGCAACAATTTGGTACTGAAGGGCTTTATTGAAAAAGGTAGGTTGAATATGATACATAGTGGTGCCATGAACAAAATTTTGAAGAAGGGTCACACTCTAGTTGCTCATTTGTTCATGCTAAGCACAGAGGTCCAAGGTGATCAAGAAGCGGTGGATAGGACTATTCAAGAAGTTCTAGACAACTATTTAGGAGTGTTTTGAGGAGCCAAAGTCACTGCCTCCTATCAGGTCACTTGATCATGGCATTCCCCTCAAACCAGGTGGTACCAGTAAGCTTGATGCCCTATAGGTACAACTATTACCAGAAAAATGAGTTGGAGAAACAAGTTACTGAAATGCTTAATTAGGGCATTGTCAAACCTAGCCAATCTCCATTTTCATCACCAACTCTTTTAgtcaagaaaaaggatggttcCTGGAGATTCTGTGTAGACTATAGGGGACTAAATGACATCACTATAAAGGACAAATATCCTATACCTATAGTAGATGATCTACTGGATGAATTGCATGGTTCTGTGATCTTCTCCAAGGTGGACCTTAGAGCTGGTTAGCATCAGATTAGGATGAAGGTTGATGATATCCATAAAACTGCCTTTAGAACTCATATGGGCCACTATGAATTTAAGGTCACGCCTTTTAGGTTAACCAATGCTCCTGCAACATTCCAGGTCTTGATGAACCAGGTTTTTCAACCTTTCCTCAGAAAATGTCTTGGTATTTTTTGATGATAGAACTTTCAGATCCGGATCCGGAACtactacttcttcttctttctttttctttttctttccttttgcttGTTTTCCAACGAATACCTCCAGATCTGTTCAGATTTGGCCTAGATCTATTGATTTCCGGCGTCGTCTCGCGGTTTTCCATTTTTCcggcgtgaacagtgtttccggcgtgaacagtgtttccgatGTGAACAATATTTCCGGCGTGAATCAGGttcttttcaactggagttggtacctccggtttacccatatttttgttcatacacttatcGTTGCAATTTGCTaactttagatttttgaataatttattaatttctaCTTATTTTCGTGGCTTTAGATAGTTATGGTAGActaaggtcatgttctcattCAGGGACGGGGTCGGGGACAAGGGTAAGGAGGgataagtgggttaaaggagcgtctagactgagagttggttcttggaacattggaacgttaacgggcaaatccatagagctagttaagattctaaagaagagaaagattaatatagcttgtgtccaagagaccaaatgggtaggttctaaagctagggaggtagacgagtataagctttggttttcaggtagatcaaaatataggaatggggtaggcattttagtagacaatgatctaagggatcaggtagtggaggttaggagagtcaacgataggatgatgtcgattaaggtggtcgttgaagggagcatattcaacattattagtgcttatgcgccacaagcgggcttaagagaggaggataagaggcgcttttgggaggatttggacgagttagtgggaggtataccacctactgagaagcttttcgtgggaggggatttcaatgggcacatcgggtttatttcaggagggtatgatgatgtgcatggaggctttggctacggggtcagaaatggaggaggcctttcacttttggaattcgcaagagcttttgggttggtcatagccaattcgagtttcccaaagaaggaagaccacttggtaacattccatagttcggtggctaagactcagatagactttttactcctgaggaaggtcgatagaggtctgtgcaaagactgtaaggttattccgatagacaaccttacaacccgacataagcttttggtgatggatttagggatcaagatgatgaggaataagagggtcggggatgatcgatctaggatcagatggaggagtttgaccactgcaaatgccctggagatgggagagaagttgaaggtcatgggggcctgggatagtaatggggatgcgaccagtatgtgggataggacggctagttgtattaggactgtggcaagggaagtgttgggagtctcgactggtagtcgtagtcggcatcgaggagactggtggtggaatggagaagtgcaagaaaaggtggaagcaaagaagatggcgtacgcaaagttgatagaaagcacagatgaggtggagaagtggacgaat
This window encodes:
- the LOC129887473 gene encoding uncharacterized protein LOC129887473 isoform X1; translated protein: MRVLMNRLSRALWGATASSSSSSSACASTKISRALSTCSQSKQWLPSAYRGSRDSLFASPWSATQLRGAKSRGADLKPGNMIEKKGRIYQVIKAQHTTQGRGGAIIQVELRDVDSGSKSNERFRTDETVERVFVAEKSYTYLYTDEETGNIVLMEPETYEQLDVPKHLFGECHVFLQDDMKVNVQLYNERAMSASIPTRVTCTVAESEIPMRASATPQYKKVLLDNGLTVQVPKHIVEGDKIIVNTTDHSYMSRA
- the LOC129887473 gene encoding uncharacterized protein LOC129887473 isoform X2, yielding MRVLMNRLSRALWGATASSSSSSSACASTKISRALSTCSQSKQWLPSAYRGSRDSLFASPWSATQLRGAKSRGADLKPGNMIEKKGRIYQVIKAQHTTQGRGGAIIQVELRDVDSGSKSNERFRTDETVERVFVAEKSYTYLYTDEETGNIVLMEPETYEQLDVPKHLFGECHVFLQDDMKVNVQLYNERAMSASIPTRVTCTVAESEIPMRASATPQYKKVLLDNGLTVQVPKHIVEGDKIIVNTTDHSYMSR